The following DNA comes from Xiphias gladius isolate SHS-SW01 ecotype Sanya breed wild chromosome 10, ASM1685928v1, whole genome shotgun sequence.
GCTGTCATTTACCTCCTATATTTGTCAACTGATTTCTCCCTGCTGCAGTGCCTGACACTACCTCTtataaaagacacaaacaaactcttGGTATATCACTGTATGTTCAAGTATTATATACATGTGATTTGCAGAGGaattaaggggggggggggtcaagcCCTCTCAGAGGAAAAAGTTGATATGTGAAATAAGTTATAAAATTCAACAAGGATTTTGTTCTGGCATTGTTACGAGTTACGAGCGAGTTTTGGCTGATGACTGTGCAGCCACCTACACTACTGTTAAGCAGCAGATGGCCTGACATTTCCTTATTCTGTGAGAAGCCAATGGCGGCTAGATACAGTAGCGCAGGCAGTCGAGCCAAGTAcaccagtatgtgtgtgagtataagAGTGAGTGCGTTCCACAGAGCCTTGTGTTGCTAAAGGCACCAATCGATAGTGTGAGTAAATAAAATGCACTAAGCTGGTGTAACCCTGCaagttaaagagagaaaagccaGTCAGCTGCCCCTGTCTGTTCTACACATGACTCCCAGAGGCACCTCAAATACACAGGTCAGCTGAAATCCCACTTGTGTCTGCTGCTGCCAGATGATGCTACGGACAACATTAGAGGAGTACTCTGTCAAATTAAAGCTGGAAAGAAACTGACAAAGATGTCTGTGTTCTTAACATGGGAAAAAGCTTCGCTTTTGTTAACTAAAGCCTCAGTACAACATATGGTGTTCATATCACACTATTTTATCCCTAGATGTTCAGTTGTCTCTTTGGTAGCAGATGTGTTGAGCTTAAAGCATCATTGAGaatgaataatatatatataccctGATACTGAACTGTACTCCTAACACAAAAACTAAGAGGAATGTCAGGTACTAGCACGGAGCTAAAGTTCAAGAGGGGTGAAGCTAAGACAATGGAGAGAGGGGCAGGAGACGAAAAAAGTGGACGACTGGAGGAATTTAATGAACATCCCCAGCGGGAGTGAGAGGGGGACTATCTACAGGCATCAGGGCCTGCCTGTGGAGAACAGCAAAGAGAAATGATTTCAAAAGCTGCAGAAATCCAGGGGGATCTGCCGCCAGACTGAATATGCCTCCAGGCCAGAGCATGAAAGGGTTAGAGAGCAGGCTGCGTGTATGTGAGCATGTTTCTGTCAGCGTGCCTCATTTCACACTGAGCCAAGTCCTCCTGTACTCCTGACATTGCCTCTTGCAGAAAAGAGGCAATGTCAACCTGAGAGCATAACTGTGTGGCGAGAGAGTaactaaaacagtaaagcaACCTCAGTCTAAATTATAAAGCAAACTCTCCAAGAGTCTAGTCCTCACAAGGTAAGTTTGTCCCCTTTTGCCATTTTAATATAGTGTCCATATGAGCCACATACTGCAGCTGGTCATCCCATTACCAAGAGCTTCACCAGCACATCCACCCTgtgagtttgtctgtttgttttgatccTCAGGTGGACACGACATATTTACCTTTCAACAAGTCCTGACTGTGGCTCATGGAAGCCGCGTCCAGCACCCCAGCTCCGGGGTAAAACAAGCTGCCCTCCTGTCCAGGCTGGCTAAAGTTGGCCGCTGTACCTGCTGCACCCATGCTTCCCCAGGCTCTCTTACCTAGAACCCCACTGTGTTCGATGGGGTACTCCAGCAGGGAGGTGGGTGCCAGGGCGTAAGGGTACTCGTAAGGGGTGGTGTAGATAAGCCCGCCATCCGGTGTGGGAGGCACCAGGGTGGGGGTGCCATTGGGCAGCATGGCAGCCATCTGAGTGGGCCGGATGAGGTTCATGATGGGGGCCCCAGCTGGTGTAGGGGGCCGGAGTGCCGGGGGAGGCAACACCTGACCTGTGGGGGCCGCTATGAGACGGGGGCCCTGagcggctgctgctgccgctgcaaGAGAGAACGCAAGGGTGGCTGCCATAAGCAAGAGAGTGAAGGACAGGAgtaggaagaaagaaagagaacaagagatAAAGTGTAGTGTGGTTGATCATAATCACAAATGACCAGTAAAGGGTgaaaacaaaggaggaaaagaagggggAACAGGAAGTGGTAGGGAgagaggcggggggggggggggggacaaaaggGAAAATTAGTCCATGCAATGATCATGATGGTGAACCACAAAAGCCACAAAATCTGTTGCGAAGAACAAGTCAacatagcaaaacaaaatataaataacccctcacaccaacacacaagcacaaaatgCTGCTGTCATCCCAAAGCATTCAAAGCATACCAATCACCACGGCAGCGACACATTCATCTAGTGGAAATGGCATAGGGGAGGTAAACACCACCATCACCAACAGAAATGGAGCAGCTGACGATATAGAGAGGAGGACACAAAGGAGCAGGTTTCACAAAAGACTTGTACGACTTTTGTGGGAGCATGTTACACTTAAGTTTATAGTGATATAAAGGAAATGGATCCTCTACAAAGTCAGCAGTCCATTTAGGTTGGATCAtgtacaaatgaaaacacaaaaattacttttcaaGTGGTTCTGCATCAGCACGTGCTACAGGCTGCTTCCCCAAAGGCAGGTGAATTAATTCAAGCACTATGCTAGGTGGTGGGCTAGTTCATCGTGGCTATTTGAGCAGTTATTAAAGAAGGAAAATCAAACAATGAAATTGATCACTTGGAGTTTGATTTCTTAAATCTGATGAGTTTCTGATGAAATTTGAATAATAATTAACATTGTAACCGTGAATTCAGAGTAACTGCGCAAGATCTGGATTTATTTTGTCTAAATACAAAAATGCTGGTACTTTCCTACATCCAAATTCCAGATGTGATTATGCATTTAGAAATGACACTTTGTAGTTAAGGAGAAAACACTGCAGATGTGTGAACTAGTCACTAACATGCAGAGTTGAGCAGGTGGAATACAGCAATGTGCTGAAGGTTTAAGTGCTGAAGGAGTCCGCCAAGAGCAAGTGATACAGAGCGATTGCATCTGGATTGCAGGgggaaggatggatggagagatggtTGTGGAGGAAAGTAATGCGCAGAAGAATGTAATGGAAGCTGTCCTACTCATGGCTGGGTAGGTAAACATGAATTGTTTGGAGAGCttgagcgagagaaagagaggtctGGTAGTGGTCAGAGATACTGTGATGGTATGTACACAGGAGATCTGACTACACATTAATTTGATGAGGGTAAACAGTATTAGTTaatgagaaatacaaaaaagaatgttatgttttttttgtgatataaCTAAGTATGTGTGGTCTATGCAGTTAAAAGATGACTTGTGTATGGTGCAAATTAGATGGATTATGTTaagtgtggatgtgtgtgtgagtgttcaTGGGATCTCACTTACgtgttttgatgttgttgtcTCTGTATGTCCCATTGAGAATCGCTAGCTCCATCAGCTGCATCTTCTTCAAATTGTCTTCTCCCTCCgcctgtgaaaaacagaaattttaataTCTATCCGCAATAAAACGCCACACACCATTTCCACACAGGCTGGGCCCCCTTTACAGGCCAATTGAAACAATCCACATTACAACCATTTCACCTTGACTACATGACCGTGTTGGTAAAAAGCTACAGTGGTGCAGCTAAATCATTTGGATACGACCATTTCATCTGTTCTCCACAAGCACCAGTTGGATTAGGTTTAGGGAAACAGAAATGGAGATAAGCTAAAGTGTTGTTGTCATGGCAGAGTGCCTTGTTGTTACTAAAATGCTGACAGAGACATTAAGTGTGGGAATGCATATTCATAATCCATATCAGGATGATAATTACTGCAATTTTCTTTGCTCCCTAGTGCGCAATCAAATGTGCAATAACTGCCCTGGCTAATGTCAGTCCTGTCAATTAATGtttggataaataaatacaaaagcagCAGCCACTTTCATTATCGTCAAATTAGGGGACTGAAATTATTCACAGAAAGCAATTAAGATAGTACCCCTCCTCACActaacaccccccccacacacacacccaaaaaaaaaaaccaaaaaaaaaaaaaaactccaattCCCTTGCAGCTACCGAACACTCAATAACCATGACAACACAGAAGCCCCTGTGATTATCCAGGTTGTACATCTTAATTTAAGCAGGGCCTTATGTGAATTCATCTCCAAACTGAACGGTGCAAAGACAGGCATGTAAAGCCTTGCTGACCTCAGATTCACCTGAAGTGAcctatttcatacttttttctAACGGTACAGATGCGATGCTTGTTCACTCACTATTTTAACTCACAAATACGAAGGCTTAAGCACATGCACTCTGCATCTGCATGTAAACGCATAACCTGCGCACACACAGTAAGGCAAACCAGCCTGTTAGTGGTGGCAGTACTAAAAGCAGGAAAGCAGACACTGAACCTCCGCCGTTTCTCTATTCTATCTCTGTGTAGAGTCTGTCTCCTGGACTAAatcacagttcaacagcagtCTGCCGCTCCATTCAGAGAACGATAAGGCGAGAAAGAcatggaagaagagagagaaagaaaggaaaaaagaacgAGGGCTCAGAGTTAAGCCCTCCCCTGAGACTCCTCTTCAACTCAgccacagagagaagaggagaaagagctACGTTAAGCaagagaaaaagtgacagaggCTGGTCTCCCTTGACTAAATATAAAGCAGTGGCCTCAGAGCAGTCACAGTATTCAGCTGTGTGCTCGCACGCCTGTGCAATGTTTAGTGTACCACAGAGGTGCCAATTAACGAAGCAAGgaaattctctctctccttcactacGTCCAAAGTGTcctgtctctcctttctttAATAGGGAACTCttaaagcacaaaaatacaCCAACATTTTTACAAGCTACATATTTCCctgcaaagacagacaaaaagctAGTAATACAAAAAACTAGTGATCCAACACACACgattcacatttttctgcttaTCAAAATTTGATGATATGTATCACAGAGCTGAAGAAATTCACAATTTTAATGTGGCCTAATACCAAAAAGAAGGTACTGAACAAATGGCTTCATAATTCATTGTGTAGCTCAAAAACATGGTGATATACAACCGTGAACCTACTATTTGATATCCAAACGAAAATTTATGATACAATTATcctaattaacacattaagtagttatattatatataatattattattatattctaaAAGTATACACAGAACCACATACCCATGTTCCTCCTAAATAGATGCCGAGCCCTAGTTTGTTCCCTCACCATCAGCCTTGGAGGTGAAGAGAAGACCACTTGACGTGCAGCGCTGACGATAACCATACTAGGCTAATTGAACATGGTCTAGGTCAATGGCTAACATGGGCAAGCAAACCCTCCTCACTGGAGAGCCAAAATCACTACTAATTAGATGCTGCAACCTCTATCTAAACActtatataaatgaatgaacaggCCCTGAAATAGCTGCCTATCACACCTAAAAGTGTGCAAAGTAAACAGTACTGAGTGCAATTTCTCATTATCTTTGCTTCTTCCTTTTTGGTGTTCCTCATTAGTTTACTACATCACAAATTAATCAGGCCATGACCTCTACAACCttgtacaattaaaaaaaaaaaaaaaaaaacttaaaaaaaaaaaaaaaaatacataaaaaaaaacaaacaaccaacaaGTCTGCTAAAATGTACAAATGACTCCCACAAATCCAAACAgccatttttttattccttctgtgtgtgtgtgtgtgtgtgtgtgtgtgtgtgtgtgtgtgtgtgtgtgtgtgtgtgtgtgtgagatcgtgtgtgtgtgtgtccaaaaacTGTGTCAGTAGTTCTCTGGAAGTTGGCCAAGCCGACTTGCTAGACAAAGTTGGGAAatgagggaaggaaagagaaaaagaccacacaaaaagagaatattACTTCAGCAGATGCAAAtcatgggggtggggggttgaaTGCATTATGCTTTCGAAGCTTAACAAGTTTATCGTGACgacaacaaatcaaacatttgtttttgctttttattttcactgtatgGAGAGTTATATAAACACTATCCATTCTAAAGAAACCTTACTTGCCACAAGGTTTCCCCAACACACAGGGCTGCTGTCTCCCAACAATCATTTACACGACTCCTTAGTCTTTCCTCTCAAATCAAGTGCAGGTAGTCATTATGAGCAATTTGCAAAATGGAGAACCACAAATCCTCGTTGtgtttttacttactttttaatCTATACTTAAATAGTTTGTGACAAAACTAACCtttaaaaatttataaaaaagatCAATACACTTTTGGGCTGTTAGAAGTGGACTGCTTTCTCACAAGATAAGACTGTATGTATGAGGGGGAATACAAAGGTCTTGGTAGCAGTTTGCTATATAAGTGTTATccctgcatgtgtatgtttgtgtgtgctgtatgaTGATGGATCTGCAGGGTTGTGGGGGTTAAATGGGCACAGGGGAAGAGGGTGCCACCATCCATCCAACTCTGCATAGGTGGCACACTGCCTGTTGAGAGCAGCAAGACACAAAATAGAGGGCAGCGAGAGGAGAAGAGCACAGATGCTGCTGCTAGGATGAGGTGCGCACTGCTGTGAGTGAAATGTGTGTATCCCCAGTGGAGTGCTGCTGATATAGCTCCATCTTCTCAATAACACAGTTTGTTAGCTAAAGCCCCCAAACCCCGACAGATCATTTCTAATTTACATCTGAAACAAGCTCATTTTTCCCCATCAAAATACAAATTCCCTACTGCAAcatttccctcctttttctgtttttgttctgtgcaGTACTCTGCGGATGTTTGGGAAGAGTTGGCAATGTCAGCATCCTGGTTTGAGCtacacaacaaataaaatggcagatCCAAAATGGCTGCACACAGGAGCTCTGAGATCAGGAGAAACCAAACGATAATTCTGTTGACACTGGTGAGATCGAGTTTGGATTGACTTAAAGCAACATTATGCAGctattttaccttaaaataacAGCTTCATAACAATTTTGATGGTACACTGACTTGTAATACGGAGAATGGCGCCTCTTTCATTCCAACTCTGCACCCTGAAAACCTGTTCATGCACTATGTAACTTAGGTTGAGTGGGTACAATCTCGTGTGAGACGTGTGTAATGCTTTAGGGCACTATGACACACACCACCAACTATGGGTCTTCAGCTAGGTATAAGATGACATTAGCTTGGTTTTCGCAGTGCGGATATAATGGCAGAGGCGAAGAGACTACCTCCTAGCTACTACATTTTAGCACACAGCTGCTGTGGGTTCAGATGCTTTCGGTCAATTAGATGAGCCGAATGCTGACTTGACATGAGTGGACAGTGTGATCGCTGGTTTTTACTGCGATgatgattttatgtttattcCCTGAGTGACTGAtaagctttgttttctgtacatgaGCTGCCATATTCTAGGGGTACGCTGCTTCCAGGACCCTTAATTGCTCAGACTCGGAGATCAACAGAATTTCATGCGCCAGCGTCCTGTAATTACCACTTGTGGCTGCAGAGGCCACTTTTGCCGctgctcagcaaaagttacGCAGTCTTGCTTTAAATCGGGTAGCCCGGGGTTTCCGGGCCAGCTTCCTACTGCAGAAGCACAGCTTAGATGAATGTTTGATGAACAGCACCAGAGAGAGCAGTTAACACTTTAATGTTGCCTTGCTCAAGGTGTCGCCACAATTAACAGACTCCTCAGTCAGCATGCACCACCCATAATAAAACATTCGCTCAGACCCTGCCATTTCTaggacaatgtgtgtgtgagcatgctGCATGTGCGTGTCTGTAATGATCTGGCTGCTGGAATCCCCAGGAGAGGAATAGCTGCTGGATTACAGAGTAAGAGAGGGATGAGGAAAGGaagtttttctttatcatccctaaaatgcacacatgcatgtgcgaaacaaatgcacacacccGCACACTCCTGTCCATCAGCAAAAAAGGCACTCAATAAAGCTGCTCTATCCACAAGAATCAGATTCAATCAATGAGGCCTATTTGTGAAATCAGTAGAGCGGTAAAAGCTATCAGGGAGGAGCAAGACAGAAGGATGAGGGAAGGAGcgaaaaggaggaggagggaggagaagagagcgCGATGAGCTAAAGTAGGTGAGCCGTGTCCCACTGCCTACCTGACAACCCTGAGATGAGGTCACTAGATGCATGCTAAATCACTGTCATGCCTTACTCTTTTGTGCCTCTTGCCTGATCAAAGCTTGTGTCTATATGCTGATGATTACAAACTGTAGCCAATGGCAATTGTTACAGACAATTGAGCTTATGTTCAATGCtacatatatactgtgtgtgtggatgacaATAAGAAACAGATGAGTGGCTGTCAGAGTGTTTATAACTGTACCTTCAGTCTCCCCCTGACACCCCAATTCCTGGCCGTTTTCCTATCCATCTCGCCTCACAACAGGCACCTGGATTAGGTCAGATGAATTTGCTCATGTCTATGGCTGCAACTGAGGGGGTGTTTTTGCTCATATCTGGCAAGAGTCACCGTCTatgcagctcagctcagctaACAGCTGAGCTCTAAAGGATGAAATGCTGAGCagtgagagagatagaaagagaggtGAAACAAAAGAGTACCAGGAGGAGAAATGGCACTGCAGAACAAGTACAAAAGAAAGTGTGAATGACTGAGTTGGTGGAGAGATGGTGAGATGGTGAGATATTCAGGAAGAAGAAAGGGATAGGTGGAGAATATAgacaagaaaagacagacagtgtaGTGAAATCCAATTTGTCTGTTCCCTAGTGGGCTGACACTGGCTAAGGCATGCTTTCCTTCCCTGGCCTCACTGTCAGTCATCACAAACTGGTGAATGCACACgcgtgtgtacacacacacacacacacacacacacacacaaccaaacacataTCTTAGGCTTTCGCAGGGCCAGGGTCAGGCTCTCTCCAAACTACTCCAATTACCTCAGCAGTAAACACAGCCTGCCTGGCCTGCCTCCTGGGATACAGGGAGAGGCAGAATGTGTAGACCTGAGAAtgagaggggaggggaaaaaatttAGCAGAGTGGAGTGGAGGTGGTGGTATTGGAAGCCTCAGGGAAGGAGGAGTAGATGACTTGATGTAGAGGGATGGAACTGGTAGTGGCGGCAGCTGGGTTTTTCTCCtgttcccctccctctctccactccCTTTTGGTTCCTTCCCAAACTCTAACATCTGGAGGAAAATGATTACTCTCACCACGCTGCCAAGAAGACTTATCAACAATTCCACACTCTCAAGAAGTGGAGAGttagagaaaaaggaaggaatgaGTACTTGTAGCAAGCTGCAAAACATCTCCAcactaaataaataagtgaCAAGAAAGTTTAATCAATTCAAGGCAACTAAAGCAAACCTGGAAGCTGGATTGAAAACATGTGCAGCAAACCTGATTCCCATGTTTTCATAGAAGAGACCATAAATCAAATAACCACtctaccaaaaacaaaaaaatacatacatgacccgtgcgcacacacacgcacacctttttatttttcatggaaAACCATGCATCAATGAAGTACTGCaaggaaagcaaaaaatacatattatgtacaacacaaaacaacacattaaacccttttcacttttcaatgaGAGGATCCTGCATCAAtctattaaaggaaaaaaaaaccatatacAACACTACACAAACAACTATAACCTTTTcataaaagcacatttaaagaGTGTTCTGGAAGTAAGTGTTGTATGTCCTTTCTCAAATTCACTGCTGCACTTTCAAAGGcaattttctttcctctgccttGCTCCTCGGCTTTTGTGAGCATATCTGCCAAGGGAATCAGGCCTCaactgtattttccttttccccAAAGACTAACAACGCAATCTCCTGCAACTCTCCTCTCTGACTGTCTTCTACCTTCACAACACTCCCGTAAAGCTTCTTTATTTCTCCTTTACTCCTTTGCTCCTTTCCTCACTCCCAGACAGCTCTGTTAGCGATGTGCGCCATTAGTCATGCTAAACCACCAACACACTAGCTCATTAGCATAGAAGTGAACCTGACTCCAGTCAGATTATTACAAACACATCACAGCTGCTCCGCCCCATTACTGTCAATCACACAGCTTACTGAGGTACAGTTTAAAGTGGCACATTACGAAGTCAAGAACTAACTCTTCTGTTAATACTCCACTTTCTGAATCATAGCAAAGCTCATAAGTGCCAAGGCCTCAGAGTAACAGAGCTGCCTCTGTTCTGTCTGATGTAGCACTGGTGGGTGCTCAGGGTGTTACAATATGTGGCAGAGAAGTATTAATTGGTAGAACCTAGTTTACTCCCACAGCTTCTCTGGGGTTATCCATAACAAGCAGTGTAAGCATGGGTGGTGGACCCAGTATGGGCCCTGGCACTTGCACTGGCTCCTGGATCTATTGGGCTTATAACAGCCTTATCCTTAGCCTTATTGTGCCAGAGAAGATTGAAGAGGGCAGCCTTGCTACTCTGTGCTAGCCCCATTAATATCAactgacacactgactgacTCAGTGTCACCaacaggagaaaggagaggaaaaagggagaaggaaagaaaatattttttttctaccagcTCACTGCACTCTCTGGaactgaaagaagaagaagaaaaaaaaaaaaaaatcagtttttctctccAATCAAAAGCATTTCTAGTAGTACAGGGAAAAGCTGTGCGGAAATTCTGAGTGATCTTGTTTATCCTCAGAAACTGGGCTGGTATTCCATGTAACATAACAGTATTAAGAGCGGATTAAACTTCGTATAAATAACCTAGAAAAATATATACCGATTTAACAACACGATTTGGATATATTATTAAAGCTTGTTGGCCTGCATCGGCTTTGACAAACAGATGATGTTACAGAGCAGGAGAGATCATGCAGTCCCACCATGTTGTACAGACCAACAAACAGCTGTCTGTTTCTCCTGTCGCCtttctctcatcatcatcatctgttcCCTACCTACCAataaaattccctctttttcaTATGTCATCCCTGCCCATATTCCCAATTTGCACCCTCAATCGCTACCTTATTCACCCACTGCAGTTCCATTTCTCCTTccactttccctctcttcttctacCTTTATCCCTCATTCCACCAAGCTGCCAGACGGTGTATTGTTCTGTCGCTGTGATCCTTTAATGCCATCCAATCGAGCAGGGAATATCTTGAAGGGATTTGGCCAGGGATGATTTGGGAGCTTTAAAAACTGCTAGGGGATTTGCATCAGATTCAAAGATCCTGACTCAGAGCTGATCACTGGAGTCTTCGCCTAAAACAGAGATCTAAGTACCTCCTGCAAGACATGGGATTCAAACCTGGAACCCTCTGGATAGATCTATCTGGATACATGCAGTTAGCCCAAGACCGCAATTTTTAAACAACCTATTTAGAGACACCTTGGGTGTCTCTGGCTTATCTGGCTCCATTCAATTTGACAAAGCTCATATTGTCAATTTCTGCAAAGGTGCAAACCTCAATTCAGTCAATAAACCCTGTAACATCCCCCATACTTACTTACTCTAATTACTCATATTGACAATGTCAACATGCAAGGCTTATTATAGGAGAGATCTGAGAGTCCAATTCATTCACATGAAAATGAATCTTCcctacactgcaaaaatatgtCACCAAAGAGGGAACTATCACTATAataattttgacaatttttaGCAAGTACTAGCTTGCAGAGCTATGAGGCATCTTAGTAGTTCTGTGTAAAGCACCTTCAATGCATCGATGAAAagtatattctatttttttagTATGTCAGTGTTACATATGTTTTTCGCCTTCTCTGGCAAGACAACTGAAAATGGCATTTCAACAGAGcttattaaacagaa
Coding sequences within:
- the qkia gene encoding protein quaking-A isoform X4: MYSDTVNGLVDRHPLELPEPIGPIVHLQEKLFVPVKEYPDYNFVGRILGPRGLTAKQLEAETGCKIMVRGKSSMRDKKKEEQNRGKPNWEHLNEDLHVLITVEDTQARAEIKMRRAVEEVKKLLVPAAEGEDNLKKMQLMELAILNGTYRDNNIKTPTLAFSLAAAAAAAQGPRLIAAPTGQVLPPPALRPPTPAGAPIMNLIRPTQMAAMLPNGTPTLVPPTPDGGLIYTTPYEYPYALAPTSLLEYPIEHSGVLGKRAWGSMGAAGTAANFSQPGQEGSLFYPGAGVLDAASMSHSQDLLKGAMATKVRRHDTRVHPYQRIVTADRAATGN